A DNA window from Alligator mississippiensis isolate rAllMis1 chromosome 11, rAllMis1, whole genome shotgun sequence contains the following coding sequences:
- the PDCD7 gene encoding programmed cell death protein 7, protein MAGPPPPPPFAARFPPPGLGPGPGPFRGFPPPPPPPPPGPRFPGPPPFLPPPGPDPPLLLPAAAAYCRPGPPAWAPPPPPGCGPGAGPRPGLGPGPGPGPGAERQRDEQWVAQLMSRRRARPAPPPPPPSPPAPPPPPPTGPAPAPCAGPSERRARALAAGALPLVAEVAARCAALRRLEEAGAERGAEAERERERAGAALAALRERAAPLRAPAFLAALRERAARAREKRRRRRRGARAARAEEEARAAEREALIDRWRARRGHEAAERAREQELKAAADSVLSEVRRKQADTKRMVEILRGLEKLRKLRKEAAGRKGVCPPPSADEAFEHNIQKMRTLIKKRTELYEAEERALRVMLEGEQEEERKREMEKKQKKEREKLLQQKREIESVLFGNPDEFPLGHLLRPFQQYYLQAEHSVPVLIQIRHEWDRYLVPADHPEGSCIPPGWVLPAPPTSDTWATAVR, encoded by the exons ATGGCCGGGCCTCCACCACCGCCGCCCTTCGCCGCGCGCTTCCCGCCGCCGGgcctgggcccgggcccgggcccgttCCGCGGcttcccgccgccgccgccgcctcctccgccCGGGCCGCGCTTCCCGGGGCCGCCGCCCTTCCTGCCGCCGCCCGGCCCCGacccgccgctgctgctgcccgccgccgccgcctacTGCCGGCCCGGGCCGCCCGCCTGGGCGCCGCCGCCTCCGCCGGGCtgcgggccgggcgcggggccgaggccggggctggggccggggccggggccagggccgggcgCGGAGCGGCAGCGGGACGAGCAGTGGGTGGCGCAGTTGATGTCGCGGCGGCGCGCGCGGCCcgcgcctccccctccccctccctctccgcCCGcgcccccgcctccccctcccacaggccctgcGCCTGCCCCGTGCGCGGGCCCGAGCGAGCGTCGGGCGCGCGCGCTGGCGGCGGGGGCGCTGCCGCTGGTGGCCGAGGTGGCGGCGCGCTGCGCGGCCCTGCGCCGCCTGGAGGAGGCGGGGGCGGAGCGCGGGGCCGAGGCGGAGCGGGAGCGCGAGCGCGCCGGGGCCGCCCTGGCCGCCCTGCGGGAGCGCGCCGCCCCCCTGCGCGCCCCCGCCTTCCTGGCGGCCCTGCGGGAGCGCGCGGCGCGGGCCCGCGAGAAGCGGCGGCGCCGGCGGCGGGGGGCGCGCGCGGCCCGCGCCGAGGAGGAGGCGCGCGCCGCCGAGCGCGAGGCCCTCATCGACCGGTGGCGCGCGCGGCGCGGGCACGAGGCGGCCGAGAGGGCGCGG GAGCAGGAGCTCAAAGCGGCTGCCGACAGCGTCTTGTCGGAGGTAAGGAGGAAGCAGGCAGACACGAAGAGAATGGTGGAAATCCTTCGGGGCTTAGAAAAGCTTAGAAAACTGAGAAAAGAAGCCGCAGGAAGAAAAG GTGTCTGTCCACCCCCATCAGCAGATGAAGCTTTTGAACATAATATTCAGAAGATGAGGACATTGATTAAAAAACGGACTGAACTGTATGAAGCTGAAGAGAGAGCTCTACGAGTCATGTTAGAAGGAGAGcaggaagaagagaggaaaagagaaatggaaaagaagcagaagaaagaaagagagaagcttCTGCAGCAGAAACGTGAAATCGAGTCTGTGCTGTTTGGCAATCCGG ATGAGTTCCCCCTTGGCCATCTGCTGCGACCCTTCCAACAGTATTATTTACAAGCTGAGCATTCTGTACCAGTCCTCATCCAGATCAG GCATGAATGGGACCGGTATTTGGTACCAGCAGATCATCCTGAAGGAAGCTGCATCCCTCCAGGATGGGTCCTCCCAGCTCCTCCTACCAGTGACACTTGGGCCACTGCTGTCAGATAA